The genomic interval TGGACAAAACAAATGACGCCCCTCTGCACCTCATCACCACCTTCTTTTCCGGCGCGTGTCGTCTACAATATTCCCGTTCGAACACGCCTCATGTGGAGGAGGCCAGGCCATGAGCAAACCCACGGACCCGTCGGAAGCATGGGAGCGCTGCGTCGAGGCCGTGCGGGAGGCGGCGGACATCGCGTCGACCTTCGATGGCCGCCTGTCGCACGAGCCCATCGCCGGTGGCGTCAGGCTTCTCTTTTCACACCCCGGGCGGCCTGTCCGCGCGGTCGCCATCGCGGTGCACGAAACGAAAGACGGCGTGCGAATCACCGCGCGCGTCGAGGAGGACGAGGCAGAGGCTCTCTCCGTCTACGAGGGGCCGCCGAAGCCGGCGTCCGCGATGCAGGCGGCCATGCAGGCCATCGGGCGGTGGTACGGCGGCGAAGTGCGACGCGTCACCCACGGCTGAAGGCAACAGACCGCGCCGGATGTGCGCTGGTCCCGCCGCTTTGCGGCGCGGCGGGTATCCACACGCTTATTTTGCAACGCGCATCTCGCCGCGGAGCACGGTGACCGCATGACCGCCCACCCAAGCGCGCATCGGCGGGCCCGCCTCGACGCGCGCGAGGATGAGGCCCGGGCGCCCGAGATTGGCGCCCTGCTCAAACGCCATCTCGCCCGCCGGGACCACGCCGCGATCGGCCAGCAGACACGCGAGCGCGCCCGCCGCCGTGCCGGTGTGCGGATCTTCCGCGACGCCGACCGCAGGCGCGAAGTCTCGCGCCACGGCGACAGCCGACGGATCGGCCGGATCGAGTGCGTACACATGCACGCAGATGGCGCCGAGCCGCCTCGACACATCGCGCAGGCGCAACGTATCCGGCGTCAGGGCAAACAGGCGGTCGCGGGACTTCACGGGCACCATCACCTGCCAAATGCCGGTCGACGCCAGCGCAAACGGCAGCTCGCCCTGGATTTCGTCCTCGCGAAGCCCGAGCGCCTCCAACAGGGCCGCGCGGGCGTCGTCCGGCACCTCGCGGAACTTGGGCTCCGCCTGGCGCATCCAGACCGGCCCCTCCTCGTCAATTCGCATGGGCAAGATTCCCGCCCGCGTCTCCGCCACGATGTCGCCGACGATGTCCTGTCGCTCGCGCAGCAGATGGAGCGCGGCGATGGTCGCGTGTCCGCAGAGGTCCACCTCCGCCTCCGGCGTGTGGTACTGGAATCGGAACCTGCCCCGCTCGTACTGGACCACAAACGCCGTCTCCGAGCAGTTCATCTCGCGCGCGATGCGCTGGCGCAGATCGCGCGGCAAGTCCCCTCCGTCGATCACGACACCCGCAGGATTGCCCGAAAATGGCTCTTCGGTGAACGCATCCACCTGAAACACTTCGATCTCTCGCACCGCCTATCGCTCCTCGGTCACTTGTTTGAACGCCAGATCGAAAGGATCAGCAGAAAGAGCAGAAACAGGCCGACGGCCACGCCGACCTCGGTGGTGGGAAAGGACCAAAGTCCCGCAGGCGATTTCTTCAGCACCGTCGCGATGAGAAGCCCCGTCATGAAGATGCTGAACGCGAGCAGCGTGATGCTGAAGGACAGCCGGTTCCCGATGCGCACCAACTGCCGGGTGAGCGCGTCCAATTCAGCCATTTCGAGCTCGATGCGGATTTTTCCTTGTCGCCAGTGGCGCAGAATGTCGATCACGTGGCGCGGCACGTCGCTCAGAAACTCCAGCCCTTCGACGGCGCCGCGGGCGAGGTACGAGGCGAACTGGCGAGGCCGTGCGCGCTCTTTGAGCAGGGCGCGGCCGAACGGTTCTGCGATGTTGAGGATGCGGAAGGACGGATCGAGCCCCTCCACGACGCCCTCGATGGTCACGAGCGCCTTGCCGACGAGGGCGAGATCGGCGGGGATGCGGACGCGATGGCGGTAGGCGACGGCGAACAACTCGCTCACCGCCTCGCCCAGGCTGATCTGGGTCAGCGGAATCTCGTAATACTTTTCGCGCAGGTGGTCCACGTCGCGGTACAACCGGTGTTCGTCGATGT from Alicyclobacillus acidocaldarius subsp. acidocaldarius DSM 446 carries:
- a CDS encoding PhzF family phenazine biosynthesis protein, with the translated sequence MREIEVFQVDAFTEEPFSGNPAGVVIDGGDLPRDLRQRIAREMNCSETAFVVQYERGRFRFQYHTPEAEVDLCGHATIAALHLLRERQDIVGDIVAETRAGILPMRIDEEGPVWMRQAEPKFREVPDDARAALLEALGLREDEIQGELPFALASTGIWQVMVPVKSRDRLFALTPDTLRLRDVSRRLGAICVHVYALDPADPSAVAVARDFAPAVGVAEDPHTGTAAGALACLLADRGVVPAGEMAFEQGANLGRPGLILARVEAGPPMRAWVGGHAVTVLRGEMRVAK